GAATAGAGTTTGCGATGTTGCTCACTGGCGAATCATCACTCACCGGATCGCTGGATTCCAACTCAACGGTGCCTGAGTAAGCAGTGGGTCGATCATTTGGATCATTCCAGATGAGTGCTGGTGATAGCTTGAGTAGGGTGAAGGTGTTGCGCCACCCGCGGCCGTTGTCGATCGTGACTTTCCAAATGGCTTTGTCCTGAGCGTTGGTCTGGATCACGCCTTGGTCCTGGAGCATGTTGAAGAAGGGAGCATTTGAGCTCGGCACACCCTCAACTCCCTGGGTCAGCAAATAGGCTCGAAGTTGGTCAGCAATCGGTTTGCTCACCAGCCACAAGGCATCCTGTGTCAGCCATCCATCTGACGGGCCATCTGGCTGATTCAGCTTGAACGTGTCACGCACCAGGTAGCGCAAACCGTCCGCCAGTTGACGTTGCAAGGACTGTTTTGGCGCTGACAACGCACGAGCAGGGTTACCGCCGAGTTCCTGCGCGACAGAGGCTTGGTCGGCCTTGACCACAATCTCGCCCAATATGCCGGCGTGCTCATACTGGCCGGCCAGCACAAAGATCAGTTGCGACCAGGCTTCGGGGAACCCGCTGAGCCAGTCCAGGATTTCCGAGGAAAGGATCTGCGCGTAGATCAGTGCGGCAGCGGCCCCGTGCAATTGGTAGTTGCGTCCTTTCACATAGCGAAAGCGATAAGGGCGGTTGATTGGGCCATGCCATGGGTGCCAGGTTTTACCTCCCTCCAGTTCGATGTGCACGTCGACGGCAATCTTGCCGAGGTCGTGAATCAGAGCGCCATAAGCAGCTGCGGCAGTCCACGCTTCGGCCTGGGCCGATTGAGACTCCGGTGGTGCACCTATGGGTAGGAGGTAGGTCTGTCGAATCTTCAGCGCATAGGCGACGATCTCTAAGCCGTGATCAAGCATGCCGCCTGGGTGTGCATGGTGGTGGTTCTGCGAGGCAGGGAGCTGCTGGACCAACTCTGCGTACCGCTCCAGTGGGCGCCGATAGAGCTCCACAAACTGTGAGCGCGATAACGAAGCACGCTGCCAGATGTTCTCCAGCAATTTTTGACGCCGTGGGGTCGCCAGCAAATCCTGTCCCTGGGCAGGCTTCAGAAAACCGTTTGGTGAAGGGGCAGCAGCAGGTAAGGTTTTGCTGCGGCGGAAAAATGAGAACATCACCAGCTCCATCAATGAATCATGGACTGGCTTTTCCGCTATTTGGTGGGTTTACTTCAATGGGAAAAGGTCACCGGCTGCGTTAGGGTATTTCGAGAGGCGTTACGCCATCAGTGTGAGGCTTTAGGTGACTTCGCCTGCGCAGAACAGTTGCACGACTAGGTTCCGAACCCTTTTTTATTGAGTGTCGCTCCAGGAGTTGCGACTAACTGCAGGTGAGGGCGACGACCTTTTTGCGTAGCAAGCCCTTTCAGGTAGGGCTTTTACCCTTGTGAACCATTCCATTCGCTTTTAGAGACCATTTACCCTTTTGGGCCATTTTGCGGTGGCCGGGATTAGGGCGTCCGCTAACGCATGACGGAGCATCCGTTTATCTATTGGTCTTGCGGCGGCGAGAAATCAGGATTATAAATAATGTCAAAGCGCCTCCAGTTTAAGGTTGGCCAGGAGAAGCATGATGACCGTGAACACCTCACAGACCGTTGCAAGCCGCTTGGGCTATAGCCTTGGTCGTGCGGTGCGCGCCGTTTGGTACAGCGAGAACCGCACTTTACGGTGGGTCAAACGTCTTGCCCTAATCGCATTGGCTGTATATTCCTGGGTATGGTTGGCTCATGCCGTCATTGCGGCTTTAACCGTTGGTCTAATTTTGCTAGCAGTTGTCTTAGGTGGAGGCCTTCGTCCGGCTGTGGTATCTGCGAATGTATATAAGCCCTTCCAATCTGAATATGACAATGACCCATACTCTCTAGGGAATCAAAATAATCCATTGTTTCACGCAAAATATGAAGATAATTTTTTAAACTAATAATCTTCATATGATTTGACACTCTGAAGCCGAAAAGCAGCGTAATGGCCGAGTTATTTGATTTTGCTTTTAGCAAACTCACCACCCTCGGCCCCAGCTTTTTCTACAGAATTA
The sequence above is a segment of the Pseudomonas sp. R76 genome. Coding sequences within it:
- the mobH gene encoding MobH family relaxase — its product is MFSFFRRSKTLPAAAPSPNGFLKPAQGQDLLATPRRQKLLENIWQRASLSRSQFVELYRRPLERYAELVQQLPASQNHHHAHPGGMLDHGLEIVAYALKIRQTYLLPIGAPPESQSAQAEAWTAAAAYGALIHDLGKIAVDVHIELEGGKTWHPWHGPINRPYRFRYVKGRNYQLHGAAAALIYAQILSSEILDWLSGFPEAWSQLIFVLAGQYEHAGILGEIVVKADQASVAQELGGNPARALSAPKQSLQRQLADGLRYLVRDTFKLNQPDGPSDGWLTQDALWLVSKPIADQLRAYLLTQGVEGVPSSNAPFFNMLQDQGVIQTNAQDKAIWKVTIDNGRGWRNTFTLLKLSPALIWNDPNDRPTAYSGTVELESSDPVSDDSPVSNIANSIPVALTNTTSELPTPCANPPKSPAPEAETMKHSSENPGEIDELLALLGNINEPSEPAQNSQVFTEQTDQMKTGGIQPSQASDHVTSAEPQTEEASPSPSNNAEIGQGFVEWLKHGIASRKIIINDTKALVHTVDGTGMLVTPGIFKRYVLEFPKIEQLAKQQQVSAWQLVQRSFEKQKLHRKTEKSLNIWTCNVIGPRKTKQLKGYLLIDPKTIFSEVPLDNASLSLKLESMESQQ